The nucleotide sequence AAACGTTTCCCCGTTAAACAGGCGTTTTAAAATTTCAATATACTCACGTGTACGCTTGTAACGATCTGTATGTGATAAGAAGTCCCCGTCATTTTCAAGTTCTTTTGGCGCACCGCCTGTTACGACATTGACAAATACACGGTTATTCGTCCAGTAGTTGACTGATGAATACTGTTTTGCCAGTTGTGTAGGCGCAGTAGACCCAGGTCGAACTGCAATCAGGTAATTCAATGTCTTCGTATGTGCAGTCAAATGCGATGCAGCAACCAATGAATCAACACAGCTTCCGCCAATCGGTAACAATAATGTCGAGAAGCCTGCTTTTTCGGCAGCCTGGGCAACTTTTGTAATATAATCTACAGAAGGTTCACGATCCGAATCAACACCGACACCTGACCATGTCTGTGCACCTTTATTTGACGTTTGGTTCCCCACATATTCACTATCGCCAGAAGTTGGCGCCATTGTAATAAACTCTACTTTTGTCATTTTAATTCCTCCTTATTTTGTAACCGGTGCACTTGCTACTACTTCATCAGCCGGTAATTCGTTGGATTGTTGAATTGTGCCTGATTTCAACTGTTCTGACACCTGTGCAAAAGATTGATTTGCCGGAATGTTAATAAATGAAATTTGCTCTTCCTTTGCTTTTTTGTAAGATAATTCGCAGAAAGTTTCTGGCGGTGCAACAAAAGTTGTCGCTCCCAGCTCAATTGCTTTACGTAATGTTGCGCCACGGCGTCCTTCTGTTAAATCAAGTGCCGGATTACGCAAATCTTCTACAGAATGATCCTGTTGAATAATACGTAAAATCGTTCCTTCCACAATCGGTGTTACAATACCTTCATCATTTACTACAACTGCAATCGCCATTTTTAAATCCCCCTGTTATTTTGTTATTTGAGCAACTTCGGCAGCTTTTTGCAAGCTTTGTGCCAAGTCGTTTTTAATATCTTCAATATCTTCCAAACCAATTGATAAACGGATCAGACCAGGTGTTACACCACTTGCCAATTGCTGTTCCGGTGATAGTCTTGAATGTGATGTACTTGCCGGATGAATGACAAGTGACTTCGAGTCGCCAACATTGGCAACATGTGAAAGAAGCTGAACATTATTAATAAATGCCTTTGCTGCCTCTAGTCCGCCCTTGATACCAAAGCTGAATATTGACCCCGCTCCTTTTGGTAAATACTTCTCTACTAAATTGCTTGGGTCATTACCAGGTAGTGTCGGATAATTTACCCATTCCACTAAATCATGCTCCGCTAAATATTCTGCAACTGCCTGTGCGTTCACAACATGCTGACGAACGCGCACTGCCAGAGATTCAAGACCTTGAATGAAAAGCCATGCATTGAACGGTGATAATGTTGCACCTAAATCATGCCCTAGCTCAAAGCGTGCCTTCGTAATGAATGCTTTTTCTCCAGCTGCTTCCACAAATGAACGGTTGCCGATTAATTCATTCGGTTCAACGAAGCTCGTGAATCGAGGCGCTTTCCACTCAAATTTCCCGCCATCAATAATCGCGCCACCTAGAGACGTGCCATGGCCGCCGATAAATTTCGTTGTGGAATGTACAACAATATCAGCTCCAAACTCAATCGGCTTCGATAAGTAAGGTGTCGCAAATGTATTATCGACAATAAGCGGTACATCATGACGATGGGCTACTTGAGCCAATCCTTCAATATCTGCAATTTGCAAGCTCGGATTGCCGATAGTTTCAGTGAATACGGCACGTGTTTTGTCATTGATTGCTGCTTCAACTTCCTGTAAGTCAGATCCTTCGACAAAGCGTACTGTTACACCGAAGCGAGGCAATGTTTTAGAGAACATTGTATACGTACCGCCATAAAGAGCATTTGTTGCTACAATTTCATCGCCTGCCTGTGCCACAGTCAGAATGGCAATTAAGATCGCCGCCTGCCCTGAAGCGACCGCAAATCCTCCGACACCGCCCTCCAGTGCAGCTAGACGTTCTTCAAATACAGCATTTGTCGGATTGGCATTTCGCGAATATAAATAGCCGCTTTCCTGCAATTTAAATAAGTTTGCTGCATGTTCCGTGTCATCAAAAACATATGAAGTTGTCTGATACAGCGGAACTGCACGTGAGCGTGTTACCGGATCAACTGTTTGACCTGTATGGAGAGCGATTGTTTCCTGATTTATAAATGTCATATGAAAGATTCTCCTTTAATAAAGAAATTTTTGAGTAAGTGTAAGCAATTCCTGTTCTGTCAGTTCACCTTTTACGGTGTGTACAACTTTTCCATCTTGTAAAAATAACGTCGTCGGCAATGTTAAAATTTCATAGTTTTCTTTCAGCTGCCCTTGACGATCTAAAAGAATCGGGAACGGCAAATCGAATTTCGCTAAATATTGATTGACCAGCCTTGTCGGTTCTTCCACATTGACTGCATAGAGCTCAATGTTGTGAGACTGAAGTGTTTCATACGCCGCTTTTAAGGCGGGCATTTCCCTTTCGCACGGGGGGCAGTAGGTTGCCCAGAAATTAAGAATGTAGCTGCCTTTTTCCGGAATGGCAAATTGCTTACCGGAAGTTGATTGAAGCACAATTTCCTCGGTTTTTGCTGCTGCCTTCTGTTTGGACGTATTTGAAATAATGGCATAGCTTAGTGCAACAATTAGAACAGCGACTAATGATAACTGTATCCATTTTTTCATTTTAGCTTCACCTCGATTTCCGGCATTTCATGCAGTTCACCATAGCTGACATGGGAAATTACTTTATAAGTGCCGGTACCGTCAAAGCTCGTATCAATCGTATACTTCCCGTCCCCGCTAGCATCCGGCTTCACGGAACCAATAGAATTCCCGTTTGGATTGATCAGTTCGAATTCGATTTCCACATCGTCTTGAATCGGTTCACCGTTATACATTACGGTTGCTGTGATTGTTACAGGTTCGAATGCTTCGAGCTCAAATTTACTGGCGTTTAATGTTACATCCAGCGTTTCATTCGCTTGGGCGCTACAGCCGGCAAGCAGAAGTACTATAAGTAAAAGTTTTTTCATTTGCCATCTGCCTTTAAATTTGTCCAGAACAGCAGGCGTTTTTTCAGTTTTTCAAATGCAATCATGACTGCGACAATGATAATACTGTTGAAAATGATGCCTGCAAGCACGTAATGATATTGTGAGAAGTCACTGTAATACTGGATGAAAAAGCCCATTCCTGATGAAGCACCGAACATTTCGGCGATCGTTAAGATCAGGAAGCTCATACCGAGTGATGTACTCGCACCACTTAAAATATGTGGTGCACTTGCGGGTAACACGACTTTCAGTAAAAACGTCGGTCCTTTTAAACCAAGAGATTTCGCATTGTCAAGATAATGCTTTTCGATCAGCAGGACACCATGGATTGTTCCTAAAAACACTGGCCAAAATGCGCCGATAAAAATTAGGGACATCGAGGCCGTTTGGAAAGTCGGTAAAATTGCAATGACATATGGAATGAACAATGTTGGCGGAATCGGACTTAATGCATGAAAGTAAGGCATTAATATTTCACGTGACCGTTTGTTCAATCCGAAAAACAGACCGCCTACAATTCCTGTCACCAAAGCTCCGAAGAACCCTGGTATTAGTAGTTTCATTGAACTCACAACACCGGTTAAAAGTTCACCGATTTTTGCGGAAAAGGATTCAATAACCGTTAGCGGCTGCGGGAATATTACCGGATTAATCCATGTCGCATATTTTGTGACAAGTGCCCAAACTACAATAAATATAATTCCTATCAAAATAGTAAGATTATAGCGTTTAAAAAATGTGAGCATTCCATCCCACCCCTTAAATGTTTTGTTCATTAAATCGAACGAGCTGATCTTTGTAATATGCATCATCCGGATATTGTTCGATTAGTTCATTTAATGCTTTTTCGTATAGATCGATATTTACATATTCGTTTACATCAATATCATCCACATTTTCAACATAGCCGATTTCTTTCATCTGCTCCCACATTTGAACTACTTTCTCCCTGCTTGGATCAGAAGAATAATTCGAGTGGCTGTCGTTTACAATCGTATCAATTACTTTTTCATCCACTTTCATATACTCTTTGGCAGCAGTTACTGCTGATTGAGGATCTTCAATCTTTTTACGTTCCGCGCGAATAAGTGCCTTTAAGAAACGTTTATACGCTTCCCCATCTTCTTCCGCCAATAATTCCGAACGTGTTACGACACGGCAGCATACATGCCCTTCCTGTAAATCATTGCTCCATGCAACTGCTTCTAGCCCCATATCTACCGCCTGTGCGTAGAATGAGTTCGCTGATACTGCAACGTCCACTTTTCCTGACGCTACCGCTTCGAGCAACATACTGCCTGTTTTGAATTCAACGATTTCCAGATCATTTTTCCAGTCGATACCTGCATCTTCAAGCGCAGAACGGAAAACGATATCCGATGTAAAGATCCTGATAGTTCCTACTTTTTTTCCTTTATAGCTTTCTAGTGAAGTATATTGCCCTGCGTTTTCATTTTTTGTTAAAATCGGGTGTCCGCCTTCCAGATGTCCACCGATAATGGAGAAATCCGAACCGTTTGCGATAAATGTTAATGGGCCTGCTGTACCGAATGTTAACCCGACATCAATTTTCCCCGCCTGCAGTGCATTCAGTCCGTCTGCCGAGTTTGCAAAGCCAACACGATTGACTGAAATATTTTCTTCTTCAAAATAGCCTTCCTGATGAGCGATGTCGACAAGTGTTCCACCAGCAGACTGACTTAAACCAACCGTGATTTCATAGTCGTCAGAGGCTGCCCCTTTTGAAATTTGTTCATCATCTCCGCATGCAGCAAGTAAACCTACTGTTAGTGCGAGGGAAGCGATCCATTTCTGATTTGTTTTTTTCATTTAACGATCCTCCTATATTCCTGCTCCATCTGCTATTTCCGTTTTTAAACTATTGACGATCTGTTCATTCATTTCATTTAAAAGGGATTCACGAAACGCACGGAATTCCTTGTTTTCAAATAGTTTTTGACGATCAGTCCCTTTTTTCTCAATCGGTACTTGGATGCTTTTCGTTACCGCACCGTTTTTTCCCGGAGCAAAGATGACAATCCGGTCCGCCAAATAAATGGCTTCGTCAACATCATGTGTAACAAACACGACTGTGCGTTTTTGCTCGGCACTAATTTGAACAAGCAGATCCTGCAGTTGAATACGTGTAACAGGATCCAAAGCGCCAAATGGTTCATCCATGAGCAGTAAGTCCGAACCGTAGCTTAATGCTCGTGCAATGGCTGCACGTTGTTTCATCCCACCGGACATTTGCCCAGGATATTTTTTTACGGCATGCCCTAAATGGACAAGTGTCAAATATTGCTCCGCGATATGTGCCAGTTCTTTTTTCGGCATTTTTTTATTCCGCTGTTTTAATGCAAGCATGACATTCGCCTGTGCCGTCAGCCAAGGAAATAAGGAATAATCCTGGAAAACGACACCGCAGTCAGGGTGAGTTTCCTTTACGGATTTGCCGTTTATTTCGATATTGCCAGTTGAAAATGGTTCAAGCCCTGCCATCATTCTGAGCAATGTGCTTTTACCGCATCCGGAAGGTCCCATAAATACGAGAAACTCGCCATCTTGCACTTCAAGCTGAATATTATTTAAAATTTTTGTTGTCGCATCATAACTGAAATCGATATTCTGGACTTTAATCTTCGTTTTCTTCTCGGTACGATCTTCCGTAGATATAGGTTTTTGTTGTGGCACTGGACGTTCCAATAATTGAACCATGTACTCACTCTCCTAACAGAAATTTTCTACCTAATGATTGGATCGACGTATCAACCGGAACATGCAATGTCATTGTCCGCAAATTACGCCAATAGCGGTCAAACCCATAACGGCCTGCAGTAGCGCGGCTGCCCATTACTTCGAAAATTTTTGATGTAATATCGAGCCCTGCTTGCGTTGTAAAGATTTTAGCTGTTTGCAGTGCATCATCAAGATTACTGCGATGCTTAGGAGTGATTTTTTCAGGTTCATTCCAAAGCTCCTGTAATAATTGATCCGCTTTTTTTACAACTAGATTCGCTGCCTCAACCTGTACATAAAACTTGCCGTAATGATGTTGGATAATCGGATCTTCAATCGCCGAAGTCT is from Solibacillus isronensis and encodes:
- a CDS encoding ABC transporter ATP-binding protein, whose protein sequence is MVQLLERPVPQQKPISTEDRTEKKTKIKVQNIDFSYDATTKILNNIQLEVQDGEFLVFMGPSGCGKSTLLRMMAGLEPFSTGNIEINGKSVKETHPDCGVVFQDYSLFPWLTAQANVMLALKQRNKKMPKKELAHIAEQYLTLVHLGHAVKKYPGQMSGGMKQRAAIARALSYGSDLLLMDEPFGALDPVTRIQLQDLLVQISAEQKRTVVFVTHDVDEAIYLADRIVIFAPGKNGAVTKSIQVPIEKKGTDRQKLFENKEFRAFRESLLNEMNEQIVNSLKTEIADGAGI
- a CDS encoding O-acetylhomoserine aminocarboxypropyltransferase/cysteine synthase family protein, with product MTFINQETIALHTGQTVDPVTRSRAVPLYQTTSYVFDDTEHAANLFKLQESGYLYSRNANPTNAVFEERLAALEGGVGGFAVASGQAAILIAILTVAQAGDEIVATNALYGGTYTMFSKTLPRFGVTVRFVEGSDLQEVEAAINDKTRAVFTETIGNPSLQIADIEGLAQVAHRHDVPLIVDNTFATPYLSKPIEFGADIVVHSTTKFIGGHGTSLGGAIIDGGKFEWKAPRFTSFVEPNELIGNRSFVEAAGEKAFITKARFELGHDLGATLSPFNAWLFIQGLESLAVRVRQHVVNAQAVAEYLAEHDLVEWVNYPTLPGNDPSNLVEKYLPKGAGSIFSFGIKGGLEAAKAFINNVQLLSHVANVGDSKSLVIHPASTSHSRLSPEQQLASGVTPGLIRLSIGLEDIEDIKNDLAQSLQKAAEVAQITK
- a CDS encoding FixH family protein; this translates as MKKLLLIVLLLAGCSAQANETLDVTLNASKFELEAFEPVTITATVMYNGEPIQDDVEIEFELINPNGNSIGSVKPDASGDGKYTIDTSFDGTGTYKVISHVSYGELHEMPEIEVKLK
- a CDS encoding chemotaxis protein CheY; this translates as MAIAVVVNDEGIVTPIVEGTILRIIQQDHSVEDLRNPALDLTEGRRGATLRKAIELGATTFVAPPETFCELSYKKAKEEQISFINIPANQSFAQVSEQLKSGTIQQSNELPADEVVASAPVTK
- a CDS encoding ABC transporter permease; the encoded protein is MLTFFKRYNLTILIGIIFIVVWALVTKYATWINPVIFPQPLTVIESFSAKIGELLTGVVSSMKLLIPGFFGALVTGIVGGLFFGLNKRSREILMPYFHALSPIPPTLFIPYVIAILPTFQTASMSLIFIGAFWPVFLGTIHGVLLIEKHYLDNAKSLGLKGPTFLLKVVLPASAPHILSGASTSLGMSFLILTIAEMFGASSGMGFFIQYYSDFSQYHYVLAGIIFNSIIIVAVMIAFEKLKKRLLFWTNLKADGK
- a CDS encoding ABC transporter substrate-binding protein yields the protein MKKTNQKWIASLALTVGLLAACGDDEQISKGAASDDYEITVGLSQSAGGTLVDIAHQEGYFEEENISVNRVGFANSADGLNALQAGKIDVGLTFGTAGPLTFIANGSDFSIIGGHLEGGHPILTKNENAGQYTSLESYKGKKVGTIRIFTSDIVFRSALEDAGIDWKNDLEIVEFKTGSMLLEAVASGKVDVAVSANSFYAQAVDMGLEAVAWSNDLQEGHVCCRVVTRSELLAEEDGEAYKRFLKALIRAERKKIEDPQSAVTAAKEYMKVDEKVIDTIVNDSHSNYSSDPSREKVVQMWEQMKEIGYVENVDDIDVNEYVNIDLYEKALNELIEQYPDDAYYKDQLVRFNEQNI
- a CDS encoding redoxin domain-containing protein codes for the protein MKKWIQLSLVAVLIVALSYAIISNTSKQKAAAKTEEIVLQSTSGKQFAIPEKGSYILNFWATYCPPCEREMPALKAAYETLQSHNIELYAVNVEEPTRLVNQYLAKFDLPFPILLDRQGQLKENYEILTLPTTLFLQDGKVVHTVKGELTEQELLTLTQKFLY